A stretch of the Aegilops tauschii subsp. strangulata cultivar AL8/78 chromosome 4, Aet v6.0, whole genome shotgun sequence genome encodes the following:
- the LOC109731717 gene encoding probable pyridoxal 5'-phosphate synthase subunit PDX2 codes for MAVVGVLALQGSYNEHMSALRRIGVKGVEVRKPEQLQGLDSLIIPGGESTTMAKLANYHNLFPALREFVGAGKPVWGTCAGLIFLANKAVGQKLGGQELVGGLDCTVHRNFFGSQLQSFETELSVPMLADKEGGSNTCRGVFIRAPAILEVGSDVEILAECPVPSGRPSITIPSAEGVEEEVYTKDRVIVAVRQGNILATAFHPELTSDCRWHRFFLDMDKESHPKAFSALSLSSSSRDSAGGSKTKPFDLPIFE; via the exons ATGGCGGTGGTCGGCGTTCTCGCCCTGCAGGGATCCTACAACGAGCACATGTCCG CGCTGAGGAGGATCGGGGTGAAGGGGGTGGAGGTGCGcaagccggagcagctgcagggCCTCGACTCGCTCATCATCCCCGGCGGTGAGAGCACCACCATGGCCAAGCTCGCCAACTACCACAACCTG TTTCCTGCACTTCGAGAGTTTGTCGGTGCAGGAAAGCCTGTGTGGGGAACTTGTGCTGGGCTCATTTTCCTTGCAAACAAGGCGGTAG GACAAAAATTGGGAGGCCAAGAGCTTGTTGGGGGGCTAGATTGCACTGTCCACCGGAACTTTTTTGGGAGCCAG CTGCAAAGCTTTGAAACCGAACTTTCAGTGCCAATGCTTGCGGACAAGGAAGGAGGCAGTAATACATGCCGTGGAGTATTTATACGAGCACCTGCTATCTTGGAAGTAGGATCGGATGTTGAAATACTGGCTGAATGCCCTGTTCCTTCTGGTAGACCCAGCATTACCATACCATCTGCCGAGGGTGTTGAG GAAGAGGTGTACACAAAAGATCGGGTGATTGTTGCGGTACGTCAAGGGAACATCCTCGCCACCGCTTTTCACCCAGAATTGACATCAGACTGCAGATG GCATCGCTTCTTCTTGGACATGGACAAAGAATCCCATCCAAAGGCCTTCTCCGCGCTATCTCTATCGTCATCTTCAAGAGATTCAGCGGGCGGGTCAAAGACCAAGCCTTTTGATCTTCCCATATTTGAATAG